From Haloarcula sp. CBA1127, a single genomic window includes:
- a CDS encoding methyl-accepting chemotaxis protein, whose translation MTGTNVRTRVVTHYSRRIGIAIGVTLVVTLAFGAVFAVHAANQGAGLAAISGTLFVVTLNLGLLAIVLAGNAAVELRRLTDAATAIEDGDLETSPDVDRADEFGRLASAFDSMRRSLSDAFDESETARKEAEQAKQDAQTARQEAEEFNETLLDHATDIGDAMTAAADGNFTRRLDTDTGVDAVERISVAYEEMADGLSETVVDIRQFATDVEEASTAVAADATEVEELNQSLAVDIRELAGDIESQATQLETAIEETNDLSATVEEVASTTDEVARRAGEAANVGATGTDRTAEAIEAIEGIETAVTHLDELVTDLDDRMDDVAATTGLIDDIAEQTNMLALNANIEASHAGDGGDGFAVVAEEVKTLAEETQAAIDEIESIVEGARGEVDEVADEMDHTRERIDAGVTTVNQVGDAVERLTDTVDDVDAAMAEISRATDDGASATEELAATIDTVGEVASDVAEQSHDLADTAQETAETMSAVRQRAEDLSTRTRELIDRLDAFETRAVGHGGDGRVDTDRRTTARRGRR comes from the coding sequence ATGACTGGGACGAACGTGCGAACGCGGGTTGTGACCCACTACAGCCGACGAATCGGGATCGCAATCGGTGTGACGCTCGTAGTCACGCTCGCGTTCGGGGCTGTGTTTGCCGTACACGCGGCAAATCAGGGGGCTGGGCTCGCGGCTATTTCTGGGACGCTGTTCGTGGTAACGCTCAATCTCGGACTGCTCGCGATTGTCCTGGCCGGGAACGCAGCGGTCGAACTTCGGCGCCTGACCGACGCCGCGACAGCTATCGAGGACGGCGACCTTGAGACTAGTCCGGACGTCGACCGCGCGGACGAGTTCGGTCGCCTCGCATCGGCTTTTGACAGTATGCGCCGCTCTCTCAGCGACGCGTTCGACGAGTCCGAAACCGCTCGCAAGGAGGCCGAACAGGCCAAGCAAGACGCACAGACGGCGCGACAGGAGGCCGAGGAGTTCAACGAAACGCTCCTTGATCATGCGACGGACATCGGTGACGCAATGACGGCCGCGGCTGACGGCAATTTCACCCGACGCCTCGACACTGACACCGGTGTCGATGCCGTCGAACGGATCTCGGTCGCTTACGAGGAGATGGCCGACGGCCTTTCGGAGACTGTCGTCGATATCCGGCAGTTCGCAACTGATGTTGAGGAAGCCAGCACGGCCGTCGCCGCCGACGCGACAGAGGTTGAGGAACTCAACCAGTCTCTTGCCGTCGATATCCGGGAACTGGCCGGCGATATCGAATCCCAGGCAACCCAGCTCGAAACGGCCATCGAGGAGACGAACGACCTGTCCGCAACCGTCGAAGAAGTCGCCTCGACGACTGATGAGGTCGCCCGACGGGCCGGGGAAGCCGCGAACGTCGGCGCGACCGGGACAGACCGGACGGCGGAGGCCATTGAGGCCATCGAAGGAATCGAAACCGCCGTGACCCATCTTGACGAGTTGGTGACTGACTTGGATGACCGCATGGACGACGTCGCAGCCACGACCGGGCTGATAGATGATATCGCCGAACAGACGAATATGCTCGCACTGAACGCCAACATCGAGGCCTCACACGCCGGTGACGGCGGTGACGGGTTCGCTGTCGTCGCCGAGGAAGTCAAGACGCTCGCGGAGGAAACCCAGGCGGCGATCGACGAGATCGAGAGTATCGTTGAGGGGGCTCGCGGGGAAGTCGACGAGGTGGCCGACGAGATGGACCACACCAGAGAGCGAATCGACGCGGGCGTTACCACGGTCAACCAGGTCGGTGACGCCGTCGAGCGATTGACCGACACTGTCGATGATGTCGACGCCGCGATGGCCGAGATCTCGCGGGCGACCGACGACGGTGCCAGCGCGACCGAGGAACTGGCCGCGACTATCGACACCGTCGGCGAGGTCGCCAGCGACGTCGCCGAGCAGTCCCACGACCTGGCCGATACGGCCCAGGAAACCGCCGAAACGATGAGCGCTGTCCGGCAGCGGGCAGAGGACCTCTCGACACGGACCCGGGAACTCATCGATCGACTCGATGCGTTCGAGACGCGGGCAGTCGGTCACGGGGGGGACGGACGGGTCGACACCGATCGCCGGACAACAGCGCGTCGGGGGCGACGATGA
- a CDS encoding MBL fold metallo-hydrolase: MVQSTWDDWFVRDEIEATDPGDGVVIWYLGCNGFVLRSQSTTLYIDPYFGTGDPPNLIRMIPVPMDPADATQCDATLVTHEHIDHMHPPSYGPLVEDLGADLYAPSASYDSPDYDGELRVPDEQRNEIAVGDEFAVGDFTVHVTGTNDPDAIEPVGYVIEHDAGTFFHAGDSRPAEAFSDVGERFDIDVGALAFGTVGSIYEPEPDRGVRTKWYMDENEIIEAANQLQLSRLLPSHHDMWQGEAGDPKVLHEHAVSFDYPRVIEPLYIGCSVRLGEPGIRRLDALE, from the coding sequence ATGGTTCAGTCAACGTGGGACGACTGGTTCGTCCGCGACGAGATAGAGGCGACAGACCCCGGTGACGGCGTCGTGATCTGGTATCTCGGCTGTAACGGGTTCGTACTCCGCTCGCAGTCGACGACGCTGTACATCGACCCCTACTTCGGGACTGGCGACCCGCCAAACCTCATCCGGATGATTCCGGTGCCGATGGACCCCGCCGACGCAACCCAGTGCGATGCCACACTCGTCACACACGAACACATCGACCATATGCATCCGCCGTCGTACGGCCCACTGGTCGAGGATCTCGGCGCGGACCTGTATGCGCCGTCGGCATCGTATGACTCTCCGGACTACGACGGTGAGCTGCGGGTGCCCGACGAGCAGCGCAACGAAATCGCCGTCGGTGACGAGTTCGCTGTCGGTGATTTCACCGTGCACGTTACTGGCACCAACGACCCCGACGCCATCGAACCGGTGGGGTACGTCATCGAGCACGACGCCGGGACGTTCTTCCACGCCGGCGATAGCCGGCCTGCCGAGGCGTTTTCCGACGTCGGCGAGCGGTTCGACATCGACGTGGGGGCGCTGGCGTTTGGCACCGTCGGCTCTATCTACGAGCCCGAGCCGGACCGCGGTGTCAGAACGAAGTGGTACATGGACGAAAACGAGATCATCGAAGCCGCAAATCAGCTCCAGCTATCCCGGTTGCTCCCCTCGCATCACGATATGTGGCAGGGCGAAGCCGGCGACCCGAAGGTCCTCCACGAGCACGCGGTGTCGTTCGACTACCCCCGCGTCATCGAACCGCTGTATATCGGCTGTTCGGTTCGGCTGGGCGAGCCCGGGATTCGTCGTCTTGACGCGCTGGAGTGA
- a CDS encoding fumarylacetoacetate hydrolase family protein, whose product MRTARLLTEDGPVIGEYVDGVVHADDGQYAVGRDGRLLPPCEPTALYCVGRNYAATNDQMDYDRPEEPDFFIKPPTALLAHEQDIPYPPFTDELTYAGELAAVIGERCHDIDPADVSDAVRGYTILNDVDALDQQGRTARKAFDGSGPLGPWIETDVDPTDIDMYTDINDERRQSANTREMLFGPYEVVAYLSERFTFRPGDVVAFGSPANPGTVGPGDTIEITYEGVGTLRNSVVEP is encoded by the coding sequence ATGCGAACTGCACGACTCCTGACCGAGGATGGACCGGTCATCGGCGAATACGTTGACGGCGTCGTCCACGCTGATGATGGCCAGTACGCGGTCGGCCGCGATGGACGACTGCTCCCGCCGTGTGAACCGACTGCGCTGTACTGCGTCGGCCGGAACTACGCCGCTACGAACGACCAGATGGATTACGACCGCCCCGAGGAGCCAGACTTCTTCATCAAGCCTCCGACGGCGCTACTCGCTCACGAGCAGGACATCCCCTACCCGCCGTTCACCGACGAGCTGACCTACGCCGGTGAGCTCGCTGCGGTCATCGGCGAACGGTGTCACGATATCGATCCGGCTGATGTTTCCGACGCGGTCAGAGGATACACGATACTGAACGATGTTGATGCGCTGGACCAGCAGGGCCGAACCGCCCGAAAGGCCTTCGATGGGTCCGGGCCGCTGGGGCCGTGGATCGAGACTGATGTCGACCCCACTGATATCGATATGTACACCGACATCAACGACGAGCGCCGGCAGTCTGCCAACACCAGGGAAATGCTGTTCGGACCGTACGAGGTAGTCGCGTACCTCTCGGAGCGGTTCACGTTCCGTCCCGGCGACGTCGTTGCCTTTGGCAGTCCGGCCAATCCAGGCACGGTTGGGCCCGGTGACACAATTGAGATAACCTACGAGGGCGTCGGGACGCTCCGCAACTCGGTTGTCGAACCGTGA
- a CDS encoding M48 family metallopeptidase — protein sequence MAVTRRLLMAAVGLVSLLVYLVAAYVGYLLLLPVWDSRPSPLIAALVVLGTAIALGVLNYWAATAQLKRSLDTVELSRARVPEVYRRLDTLVDQMDVETPTLLLAELPVPNAFAIGGGAGAIVVDRRLFRLLSVSEFEALLAHELAHLETRDALVQTVAYSLVQTFVGLVGLVVFPIVVLTGGIARSLALLRGDPSSWSRSWLGRAQRYALQVVAGLGFAVTLLILGYSRRRELAADDRAIEITENPLGLARALAKIEQASKPDSGLLRQLYVHSEADNGLSRLLSTHPPMDERIQRLQERAQQVVPQG from the coding sequence ATGGCTGTGACCCGACGGCTACTCATGGCCGCCGTCGGACTGGTGTCGCTGCTGGTCTACCTCGTGGCGGCATACGTCGGGTATCTGCTGCTTCTGCCAGTGTGGGACAGCCGTCCATCACCACTGATAGCCGCTCTAGTCGTTCTCGGGACGGCGATTGCTCTTGGCGTCCTGAACTACTGGGCTGCAACGGCGCAACTCAAGCGGTCTCTCGATACAGTCGAACTCTCGCGGGCGCGCGTGCCGGAGGTCTACCGCCGCCTCGACACGCTTGTCGATCAGATGGACGTCGAGACGCCGACGCTGCTACTGGCGGAGTTGCCAGTCCCGAACGCGTTCGCCATCGGCGGCGGCGCTGGGGCTATCGTCGTCGACAGGCGGCTGTTCCGGCTGCTGTCCGTGTCGGAGTTCGAGGCACTGCTGGCGCACGAACTCGCGCATCTGGAGACCCGCGATGCGCTCGTTCAGACTGTCGCGTACAGCCTCGTACAGACGTTTGTTGGGCTCGTCGGCCTCGTGGTGTTCCCCATCGTGGTACTCACCGGCGGTATCGCCCGTTCACTCGCGTTGCTACGCGGCGACCCGTCGTCGTGGTCGCGCTCCTGGCTTGGGCGGGCACAGCGATACGCGCTACAGGTCGTTGCCGGTCTCGGATTCGCGGTGACGCTGCTGATACTCGGCTACTCCAGACGTCGCGAGTTGGCAGCCGACGACCGTGCGATCGAGATAACGGAGAATCCCCTTGGACTTGCTCGTGCCCTCGCGAAGATCGAGCAGGCGTCGAAGCCAGACTCCGGTCTCCTGCGGCAGTTATACGTACACAGCGAAGCGGACAACGGTCTTTCACGCCTCTTATCGACGCATCCACCGATGGACGAACGAATACAGCGGCTACAGGAGCGAGCGCAGCAGGTAGTTCCGCAAGGGTGA
- a CDS encoding alanine--glyoxylate aminotransferase family protein produces MTEKREYKDDYQDKTLYLPGPTEVREDVIEAMAEPMFGHRMDRMTDLYTTIVEDTKEFLGTDNDVIVLTASGTEFWESTTLNLVEDSMLVPTSGAFSERQANVAERLGKDVDRIEYDWGMAVKPDDIRDALESGDYDAVGAVMNETSTGVRNPIEEIGDVVAEYPDTYFIVDAISCLGGDQIDIEGHGIDAIFTSTQKAFAMPPGLAVCAVSDAAYERELEKESASWYGGFQRCLDYYDRKGQTHSTPAIPLMLAYRKQMKHMLDETHDARDQRHQEMAEYTREWAREHFDLYPEAGYESQTVTCIENTQGINVAETVEAVSEEYDMVFSSGYGDISEESFRIGHMGEHTVESIKELTDAIEDVADL; encoded by the coding sequence GTGACCGAAAAACGCGAATACAAAGACGACTACCAGGACAAGACGCTGTATCTCCCGGGGCCGACAGAGGTGCGCGAGGACGTTATCGAGGCGATGGCTGAACCGATGTTCGGCCACCGCATGGACCGGATGACGGACCTCTACACCACCATCGTTGAGGACACCAAGGAGTTCCTCGGCACTGACAACGACGTTATCGTGCTCACGGCGTCGGGGACAGAGTTCTGGGAGTCGACGACGCTCAACCTGGTCGAGGACAGCATGCTCGTGCCGACTTCGGGCGCGTTCAGCGAGCGGCAGGCCAACGTCGCCGAGCGCCTTGGCAAGGACGTCGACCGCATCGAGTACGACTGGGGTATGGCGGTCAAACCCGACGATATCCGCGACGCGCTCGAATCCGGCGACTACGACGCCGTTGGGGCCGTGATGAACGAGACTTCGACCGGCGTCCGAAACCCTATCGAGGAAATCGGCGACGTGGTCGCAGAGTACCCGGACACCTACTTCATCGTCGACGCCATTTCCTGTCTCGGCGGCGACCAGATTGACATTGAAGGCCACGGCATCGACGCCATTTTCACGTCCACGCAGAAGGCCTTCGCCATGCCGCCCGGGCTGGCCGTCTGTGCCGTCAGCGACGCTGCCTACGAGCGCGAACTGGAGAAAGAGTCGGCGTCGTGGTACGGCGGCTTCCAGCGCTGTCTGGACTACTACGACCGGAAGGGCCAGACCCACTCCACGCCGGCGATTCCGCTCATGCTCGCCTACCGCAAGCAGATGAAACATATGCTCGATGAGACCCACGACGCCCGCGACCAGCGTCATCAGGAGATGGCCGAGTACACGCGCGAGTGGGCGCGCGAACACTTCGACCTCTACCCGGAGGCGGGCTACGAGTCTCAGACGGTGACCTGCATCGAGAACACGCAGGGCATCAACGTTGCAGAGACGGTCGAAGCGGTCTCCGAGGAGTACGACATGGTGTTCTCCAGCGGCTACGGCGACATCAGCGAGGAGAGTTTCCGCATCGGGCACATGGGCGAGCACACAGTCGAGAGTATCAAAGAGCTAACCGACGCAATCGAAGACGTCGCCGATCTGTAA
- a CDS encoding aldehyde dehydrogenase family protein — protein MTQTYENYIGGEWTGSGETQDVTNPADETDVVSTVPVASAADADEAVAAAAAATDEWGGMPGPERGAILRETGEILKSRKDELAETLTREEGKPLGEAEGEVQRAIDIFYYYAEKARDFGGTVKQPSGGRAGLQTKKEPMGVAALITPWNYPIAIPAWKIAPALAVGNTVVIKPAMQAPTVGAMIVEALDEAGIPDGAINLVCGPGSEVGERLTTHDDVDVVSFTGSASVGEHVYEQATSNGKRAQAEMGGKNPTVVMPSADVDKAADIVGAGAFGGTGQACTATSRAIVHEDVYDEFLNAIVDYAESLEIGDGLDRAGMGPHVSEDELAGSLEYIDIAQSEGATLETGGEELAGGEYDAGNFISPAVFSDVEPDMRIAQEEVFGPVLAVMSVSDFDEGVEVANDIDYGLSASIVTDRIEEENEFIERSESGVVKVNEKTTGLELHVPFGGLKRSSTNTYREQGDAGLEFFSYIKTVYRNS, from the coding sequence ATGACGCAGACGTATGAGAACTATATCGGCGGTGAGTGGACCGGGAGCGGAGAGACACAGGACGTCACGAACCCGGCAGACGAGACTGACGTCGTCAGCACGGTTCCAGTGGCCTCGGCGGCGGACGCCGACGAAGCGGTCGCGGCCGCGGCAGCAGCAACAGACGAATGGGGCGGGATGCCCGGTCCGGAGCGCGGTGCAATCCTGCGTGAGACCGGTGAAATCCTGAAATCCCGGAAAGACGAGCTTGCGGAGACGCTGACCCGCGAAGAGGGGAAGCCGCTCGGCGAGGCCGAGGGCGAGGTACAGCGTGCGATTGATATCTTCTATTACTACGCAGAGAAGGCCCGCGACTTCGGCGGCACTGTCAAACAGCCAAGCGGCGGCCGTGCCGGACTGCAGACGAAAAAAGAGCCGATGGGCGTTGCGGCGCTCATCACGCCGTGGAACTACCCCATCGCGATCCCGGCCTGGAAGATCGCCCCGGCGCTTGCAGTCGGCAATACTGTCGTCATCAAGCCCGCGATGCAGGCGCCGACCGTCGGCGCGATGATCGTCGAAGCGCTGGACGAGGCTGGCATTCCGGACGGCGCTATCAACCTGGTCTGTGGCCCTGGTAGCGAGGTCGGTGAGCGGCTGACCACCCACGACGATGTCGACGTGGTGTCGTTCACCGGCAGTGCCTCGGTCGGCGAACACGTCTACGAGCAGGCGACGAGCAACGGGAAGCGTGCCCAAGCAGAGATGGGCGGGAAGAACCCGACCGTCGTCATGCCGAGCGCCGACGTGGATAAAGCGGCTGACATCGTCGGAGCCGGTGCCTTCGGCGGGACGGGCCAGGCCTGTACGGCGACCTCCCGGGCTATCGTTCACGAGGACGTGTACGACGAGTTCCTCAACGCCATCGTCGATTACGCCGAGTCCCTCGAAATCGGGGATGGCCTCGACCGGGCGGGCATGGGTCCCCACGTCAGTGAGGACGAACTCGCGGGAAGCTTAGAGTACATCGACATCGCACAGTCGGAGGGAGCAACCCTCGAAACGGGCGGCGAAGAACTCGCTGGTGGCGAGTACGACGCCGGGAACTTCATCTCGCCGGCCGTCTTCTCCGACGTCGAGCCCGATATGCGCATCGCACAGGAAGAGGTGTTCGGGCCAGTGCTCGCCGTCATGTCTGTCTCCGACTTCGACGAAGGTGTCGAGGTCGCCAACGATATCGACTACGGGCTCTCGGCCAGCATCGTGACCGACCGAATCGAGGAGGAAAACGAGTTCATCGAGCGGTCCGAGTCCGGCGTGGTCAAGGTCAACGAGAAGACGACCGGGCTGGAACTGCACGTTCCTTTCGGCGGCCTCAAGCGCTCCTCGACGAACACCTACCGCGAGCAGGGTGACGCCGGACTGGAGTTCTTCAGCTACATCAAGACGGTGTACCGCAACAGCTAA
- a CDS encoding HalOD1 output domain-containing protein, whose product MSKSNRRSTDSDTATSMTVTRKQFDWSETRPSAAVTEYISAMTGREQTDFAPLYETVDPEALDSLVDSSGRSTPVSISFEYAGHSVTVRSDGELVIKVPSASIGR is encoded by the coding sequence ATGAGTAAAAGTAACAGGCGGAGTACGGACAGCGATACCGCAACATCGATGACCGTGACCAGAAAACAGTTCGACTGGAGCGAGACGCGACCGAGCGCGGCAGTGACTGAGTACATTTCCGCCATGACCGGCCGAGAACAGACTGACTTCGCACCGCTGTACGAGACTGTCGACCCCGAAGCGCTCGACTCACTCGTTGATTCATCAGGCCGCTCGACGCCTGTCAGTATCTCGTTTGAATATGCCGGTCACTCGGTTACTGTCCGTAGCGACGGGGAACTCGTTATCAAGGTACCAAGTGCCAGTATCGGCCGATAA
- the gfo6 gene encoding D-xylose 1-dehydrogenase Gfo6, whose protein sequence is MNVDALTGGFDRRDWQEQTETDDPVRFAMIGVGWWTTEQAMPAVDAGDLCETTVLVSSDREKAADVAADSETVEHAITYEEFHDGAASDAYDAVYIVTPNALHLPYVETAAELDKAILCEKPMEATIERAERMVEVCEEHDATLMIAYRMHTEPAVRRAKDLIDEGYIGEPLFVHGNMTEPILELVPDPDQWRLDGELSGGCAVMDIGIYPLNTSRFLLDADPVAVRGTVASVQEEFADVPDEHGAFQLDFPGHAYAVCTASQNAHLDSHISVLGTEGKVRVEPAFYPWDDRALQLSHEGTTVDIDFEQIDQMEEEFEYFSHCLLTGTEPYADGEHGLVDINTIKAVYEASETESTVTLD, encoded by the coding sequence ATGAACGTTGACGCGCTCACGGGAGGATTCGACCGTCGAGACTGGCAGGAACAGACAGAGACCGACGATCCAGTACGGTTCGCGATGATCGGCGTCGGCTGGTGGACCACCGAACAGGCGATGCCCGCCGTCGACGCGGGGGACCTCTGTGAAACGACTGTACTGGTCAGCAGTGACCGCGAGAAGGCGGCCGATGTGGCTGCAGATTCGGAGACAGTCGAACACGCGATTACCTACGAGGAGTTCCACGACGGGGCCGCAAGCGACGCGTACGACGCCGTCTACATCGTCACCCCGAACGCGCTCCACCTCCCGTACGTCGAGACAGCGGCAGAACTGGACAAGGCGATCCTCTGTGAGAAGCCGATGGAAGCCACCATCGAGCGCGCCGAGCGAATGGTCGAGGTCTGTGAGGAACACGACGCGACGCTGATGATAGCCTATCGGATGCACACCGAGCCAGCCGTCCGGCGGGCGAAGGACCTCATCGACGAGGGCTACATCGGCGAGCCGCTGTTCGTCCACGGCAACATGACCGAACCCATTCTCGAACTCGTCCCCGACCCCGACCAGTGGCGGCTGGACGGGGAGCTGTCCGGTGGGTGTGCCGTCATGGATATCGGCATCTATCCGCTGAACACGAGCCGATTCCTGCTGGATGCCGACCCCGTGGCCGTCCGGGGAACCGTCGCATCGGTGCAGGAGGAGTTTGCCGACGTGCCCGACGAACACGGGGCGTTCCAGCTAGATTTTCCTGGCCACGCGTACGCGGTGTGTACCGCCAGCCAGAACGCGCATCTCGACAGCCACATCTCCGTACTCGGAACTGAGGGCAAGGTCCGCGTCGAACCGGCCTTCTACCCCTGGGACGACCGCGCGCTCCAGCTTTCCCACGAGGGAACGACAGTCGACATCGACTTCGAACAGATCGACCAGATGGAAGAGGAGTTCGAGTACTTCTCTCACTGCCTGCTGACCGGCACTGAGCCCTACGCCGACGGGGAACACGGCCTCGTCGACATCAACACAATCAAAGCCGTCTACGAGGCCTCCGAGACGGAGTCGACGGTCACACTCGACTGA
- a CDS encoding excinuclease ABC subunit C, protein MDADEVRERAGSLPREPGVYLFEQGRDDTRRVLYVGKAVDLRDRVRSYADPRSERIAKMAERAETIDFAVTDTETQALLLEANLIKRHRPPYNVRLKDDKSYPLVQLTDHPVPRIEVTRDPEDGATVYGPFTDKGRVETVVKALRETYGLRGCSDHKYSNRDRPCLDYEMGICTAPCTGEIGEAEYAEDVESVTRYFEGETGVLADPLRREMEAAAQNQEFERAANLRDKLGAVEALHGEGDTAVSDSAGYQTTDVLGAAVEGERAIVARLHAEGGKLVERDRHTLEAPDGEGTAGVYRAFIPQYYAERELPDRILCAEAPADPDIEAWLESEGVTLGVPGAGREATLVDLALKNARQRGGTDDESGRLADALGIDRPNRIEGFDVSHAQGRSAVGSNVTFVDETPEKSDYRRKKLTEQNDDYANMRELLRWRAARAVEGRDDRPDPDLLLIDGGDGQLGAARDALAETGWDVPAIALAKDEELVITPDRVYDWDDDAPQLHLLQRVRDEAHRFAVQYHQTLRDEVSTTLDDVPGIGPETRKRLLRRFGSVDSVRTASDEELTAIDGIGEQTAETIRTRLQ, encoded by the coding sequence ATGGACGCCGACGAGGTTCGAGAGCGCGCGGGGTCGTTGCCACGGGAGCCCGGCGTGTACCTGTTCGAGCAGGGCCGGGACGACACGCGCCGGGTCCTCTACGTCGGAAAAGCCGTCGACCTGCGCGACCGTGTGCGCTCGTATGCCGACCCGCGGAGCGAGCGCATCGCCAAGATGGCCGAGCGAGCCGAGACCATCGACTTCGCCGTCACCGACACCGAGACGCAGGCGCTGTTGCTCGAAGCGAACCTCATCAAACGCCATCGGCCGCCGTACAACGTCCGGCTGAAAGACGACAAATCCTACCCGCTGGTCCAGCTGACCGACCATCCCGTCCCCCGAATCGAGGTGACACGCGACCCGGAGGATGGCGCGACCGTCTACGGGCCGTTCACCGACAAAGGCCGGGTGGAGACAGTCGTGAAAGCACTGCGGGAGACGTACGGGCTTCGGGGGTGTTCGGACCACAAGTACAGCAACCGGGACCGTCCCTGTCTCGACTACGAAATGGGCATCTGTACCGCGCCCTGTACCGGCGAAATCGGCGAAGCCGAGTACGCCGAGGACGTGGAATCGGTCACGCGGTACTTCGAGGGCGAAACGGGCGTTCTCGCGGACCCGCTACGCCGCGAGATGGAAGCCGCCGCACAGAACCAGGAGTTCGAGCGCGCCGCGAACCTCCGGGACAAGCTCGGGGCCGTCGAGGCGCTCCACGGCGAGGGCGACACCGCCGTCAGTGACTCTGCGGGGTATCAGACAACGGACGTGCTTGGGGCCGCCGTCGAGGGCGAGCGAGCCATCGTCGCCCGACTGCACGCCGAGGGCGGCAAGCTCGTCGAACGGGATCGACACACGCTCGAAGCACCGGACGGCGAAGGCACCGCCGGCGTGTATCGGGCGTTCATCCCGCAGTACTACGCCGAGCGGGAGCTACCCGACCGGATTCTCTGTGCCGAAGCCCCCGCCGACCCGGACATCGAAGCATGGCTTGAGAGCGAGGGCGTCACGCTCGGCGTGCCCGGGGCCGGCCGAGAGGCGACACTGGTCGACCTCGCGCTGAAAAACGCCCGCCAGCGCGGCGGGACCGACGACGAGAGCGGTCGTCTGGCCGATGCACTGGGCATCGACCGACCGAACCGTATCGAGGGCTTCGATGTGAGCCACGCGCAGGGCCGGTCGGCCGTCGGCTCGAACGTCACGTTTGTTGACGAGACGCCCGAGAAAAGCGATTACCGCCGGAAAAAGCTCACCGAGCAAAACGACGACTACGCGAATATGCGGGAACTCCTCCGCTGGCGGGCTGCGCGTGCCGTCGAAGGGAGGGACGACCGACCTGATCCAGATCTGCTACTCATTGACGGCGGCGACGGCCAGCTCGGGGCGGCTCGCGACGCCCTCGCCGAGACCGGCTGGGACGTGCCGGCCATCGCGCTCGCGAAGGACGAGGAGCTGGTCATCACACCCGACCGCGTGTACGACTGGGACGATGACGCCCCGCAACTCCACTTGCTCCAGCGGGTCCGTGACGAAGCCCATCGCTTTGCCGTCCAGTACCACCAGACACTACGTGACGAGGTGTCGACGACCCTTGACGACGTGCCCGGCATCGGCCCAGAGACGCGGAAGCGACTGCTCCGGCGCTTCGGTAGCGTGGACAGCGTCAGGACGGCCTCCGACGAGGAGCTGACGGCTATCGACGGTATCGGCGAGCAAACCGCGGAGACGATTCGGACTCGGCTACAATGA